A part of Paroedura picta isolate Pp20150507F chromosome 7, Ppicta_v3.0, whole genome shotgun sequence genomic DNA contains:
- the LOC143841077 gene encoding uncharacterized protein LOC143841077 → MEEAIYLTSEENIPMSSQSWLWKKRRNAVFPATESHSKIEAWVQTVIPSDSQVTEDCLRRNAEPRSQGAMVSSVHLPGSISDYLDEIQVHPSHAVKSIAIDEETGHGEIKQGQSWLNKLGFNKLSFLKCFNEWKRNKTPVSKGQPSSPRVLSHDNQLGGYLSKEGHFYIPCRLAKLYITKIIKDMHQMKTGYVKVIKELERVGKENQEQALTALKNQYNSKMKILRVHLEAYQKLIDKKNQDWQVTVKRLEEENNKLNQENGVLVEQIRMQKEEWDNEKACLIKSNTEKLECLYTQHAITIEDLQKTRLHLGKVQKIVNFQMDLPCEQQKELILSDEISQTTGEINSKSATTKSDQSSKSFVVETVGVHDCSPQKKLLLEVRTTLEMVEESLQKRYGNISELLQSSLGSNSQITNAASLTRSVNQAEF, encoded by the exons AAGCCTGGGTTCAAACAGTCATCCCTTCAGACTCTCAAGTAACTGAAGATTGCTTAAGACGTAATGCTGAACCCAGGTCACAAGGAGCCATGGTCTCATCTGTTCATCTACCAGGTAGCATTTCCGACTACCTGGATGAGATACAAGTCCATCCTTCACATGCAGTGAAAAGCATTGCTATTGATGAGGAAACTGGCCATG GTGAAATCAAGCAGGGACAAAGTTGGCTGAACAAACTTGGATTTAACAAGTTGTCTTTTCTAAAATGCTTCAATgaatggaaaagaaacaaaacacctGTCTCCAAAG GTCAACCAAGTTCTCCTAGAGTACTGTCTCATGACAACCAGCTGGGTGGATATCTATCCAAGGAAGGacacttctacatcccatgcagATTAGCTAAATTATATATTACCAAG ATTATAAAAGACATGCACCAGATGAAAACTGGATATGTAAAGGTAATCAAAGAGCTGGAGCGTGTAGGAAAAGAAAATCAG GAGCAAGCCTTAACAGccctgaaaaatcaatacaacagcAAAATGAAGATCCTGAGAGTTCACCTTGAAGCTTATCAGAAGCTGATAGACAAGAAAAACCAAGACTGGCAAGTCACAGTGAAG AGACTGGAGGAAGAAAACAATAAACTGAACCAGGAAAATGGAGTGCTTGTAGAGCAAATAAGAATGCAAAAGGAGGAATGGGATAATGAAAAG GCTTGTCTCATCAAAAGTAACACAGAGAAGTTAGAATGTCTTTATACCCAGCATGCCATAA CCATAGAAGATCTTCAGAAGACTAGGCTACATCTAGGAAAAGTTCAGAAAATTGTAAACTTTCAGATGGACTTACCCTGTGAACAACAAAAAGAATTAATTCTGTCAGATGAG ATATCACAAACTACAGGTGAGATTAATTCTAAATCAGCGACTACAAAATCTGATCAGAGTTCAAAATCTTTTGTG GTGGAAACAGTTGGGGTACATGATTGCTCTCCACAAAAGAAACTTTTGTTGGAAGTGAGGACAACTTTGGAAATGGTTGAAGAGTCTTTACAGAAGCGATATGGAAATATCAGTGAACTTCTACAAAGTTCACTTGGGTCTAATTCTCAAATCACAAATGCAGCATCGTTGACAAGATCAGTAAACCAAGCAG AGTTCTGA